CCGCTTGGCCCGGCTGATACTGCCGTCCTTGGTCCAGGGCTCCGGATGGTGACCATCACCGCGAGGGCAGGTCCATGCCGCTCATGACCAGGAACTCCAGGGTGTTGTCCAGCATGGCCGAGTCGGACCCGGCCCCGTTGACCACAGGGTAGATCTTGTCCAGGGCGTCGTCGATCACCGGGTTGGACATGGTCTCCTCCCGGGC
The sequence above is a segment of the Lawsonibacter asaccharolyticus genome. Coding sequences within it:
- a CDS encoding glutamate synthase domain, with translation MSNPVIDDALDKIYPVVNGAGSDSAMLDNTLEFLVMSGMDLPSR